The genomic segment CGCGAGCGGATCGGGCTGGCAACACTCGACGCGGCGCTGGTCCGGGCGGCGACCGCCGAAGGCGTGGCGCTGGTCGGCGCATGAGCGGATGAACGCGATCACACGCCGCCGCCTGCTGGCGACCGCTGCTGGCCTTGCCGCGACGGCCGGGCTCTCCTCCCTATGGATCTCCCGCATGAGCTATTACCAAGGCCCGGTCACCGATCACTTCGACGGCACGCGCTTCTTCGATCCCGATGGCGCGCCGCCGAAGAGCTTCTGGGAGGTGATGCGCTGGCGGTTCAGCCACAAGCCGGCGCAATGGCCCGAATGGGCACCGAGCCCGTTCGCCGACACCCCGCCGCCCCGCGTCGACGGCGCCGGCGTCAGGCTGGTTTATGTCGGCCATGCGAGCTGGCTGATCCAGACCGCCGGGCTCAACATTCTGATCGACCCGGTATGGTCGGAGCGGGTGTCGCCGGTGAGCTTCGCCGGGCCGAAGCGGCACAACGATCCGGGCATCGCGTTCGACCGCCTGCCGAAGATCGACGTGGTGCTGGTGTCGCACGGCCATTACGACCATCTCGACCTCGCTACGCTGTCGCGGCTTGCCGCTGCGCATGCGCCGCGGGTGATCACGCCGCTCGGCAATGATCTGACGATGACGGCGCATGACGACAGCATCCGCGCCGAAGCTTATGACTGGAGCGACCGGGTCGAACTGAACGATCGCGTCGCCGTGACGCTGGTGCCGACCCGGCACTGGACCGCGCGCGGCCTGTTCGACCGCAATCGCGCGCTGTGGGCCAGCTTCGTGCTCGAAACGCCTGCCGGCAGGATCTACGTGGTGTGCGACTCCGGCTATGGCGACGGCCGGCATTTCCGCCGCGTCCGCGATGCGCACGCCCCGCTGAAGCTGGCGATCCTGCCGATCGGCGCCTACGAGCCGCGCTGGTTCATGCAGGATCAGCACATGAACCCGGCCGATGCGGTGAAGGCGCTGGCCGATTGCGGCGCCGAGCGGGCGCTCGCCAATCACCACGGCACTTTCCAGCTCACCGACGAGGCGATCGATGCTCCCGAGCAGGCGCTGTATGCGGCGCTCGATGCCGAGGGCGTGCCGCGTGAGCGGTTTCCGGTGCTGAAGCCCGGGCAGGTGTTCGAGCTGTGAGCGTCGTGCTTACTGCGCCTTGACGCCCCAGTTCACCGTGACCGACACGTTCAGGGATTGCTCGCCCGGCGCAACCTGAGCGCCGGCCGACAGATCCGCCGCCATCTTGCGCATCGGCATGACGCCGGGGCCGGAATCCTCCGCGATCGACACCGGCGCCCCGAGTGTGAGGCCGGCGGCACGGGCGTAGATTTCGGCTTTGCGGCGCGCATCGGCGACCGCTTCGGTCCGCGCTTCGTCGAGCAGTTTCGATGCGTTGCTGACCGTGAAGCTGATGCCGCGAACCTCATTGGCGCCGGCCACCATCAGCCGGTCGAGAATGCCCGCCACCGCCGCGATGTCGCGCACCCGCACCGATACGATGTTCTTGGCCACATAGCCGGTGACCTCGCTCGGGCCGGGACGGTCGGCGTATTGCGGCTGCAGCGACAATTGCGAGGTCTGGATGTCCTTGCCGTCGATGCCGGCATTCTTCAACTCCAGCAACACCTTGCCGATCGCCAGATTGGTGGCTTCCGCCGCCGCGCGGGCCGACTTGGCGAAGTTCGACACCCCGGCTTCGATCACGGCGGTGTCGGGCGCGACCGACTTCTGGGCTTCCCCGCGCACAACGATGCCCGGCGGCGGGACATCCTGGGCGCGGGCCGGGAGCGTGACGAACAGGCAGCAGGTGGCGGCAGCGATGGAGAGCGAGCGGAGCATATTCATTTCATCGGCACGTAAACGTTGATCACCAGCTTGTCTTCGGCGGTCTTCAGCGGGTCGGTCATGTATTCCTCGATGAAGGTGTCCTTGGCCTCGAGCTTCTTGTCGTCGAGGAAGTTGGTGATCGCCTCGTAGGTGTTGTCCATGTTGTCGTAGGAGCCGCGGTGGACGAATTTCAGCGCCTTGCCGTCAGGCGACTTGCCGATGCTCATCGACTTGCCGAGGTTCTTCGGTTCCTGCGGCACCGGGATTTGCGCCTGGAAGGTGAAGCCGGCGTCGTCGGTCGAGGTGTAGACGATCATCGGGTTGCCGTTCGGCGCGATGCCTTGCTTGTCGAGCAGCGCGGTCAGCGACTTGAACGCGTCCATCAGGCTGTCGAAGGCGTTGTCCCAGTTCGCCTTGCCCTTCAGGATCACCACCGTCTTCGGCTCCAGCGTGCTCTCTTCGCCGAACGGATCGGCGGTCTGCACCGGCGCGGGAGCGGACGGCGCCGCCGGGGTCTGGGTCGCTGACGGAGCCGACGGCGTGGTCGGAACAGGCGTCGCGGACGGCGCTTCGCTCGCGGCCGGCGGCGTGGCAGGCGCGGGGGCCGCCGGAGTTGCGGACGTGGCAGGCGCCGCCGGCGTCTGAGCTTGTGCCGGTGCTGCGGCCGGCGGCTTGTCCTTGGCGTCCTTGCTGGCATCGGGGGCGGTCTGGGCCGATGCGCCGGCGATTCCGAGCGTCAGCACCAGCGCCGGCATCAGCCCGACACGCGTAAGACCAAACAGGCAGGGGCGTTCCATTCCATCTCTCCCAAGGCCACCGCGAACGTCGCCCGACCTTCCCGCGTGGCGCAGCATCGGACTTCGCGCGAGTCACCGAGTCGAGCGGTTTCTCATAACATCCGATCCGCGATTTCGTCCCATTCCGGCGAGCCATGCGACGGCCGTGTGGCTTCCCTGTGGCCGCGCGCCGCCGTGGGCGACGGACTGGCCAAACCAGCCCGGCTTCGCCATATAGGCGCAACGAGGACGAGAGCATGAGCGCGCTGGATAACCGCCTGTTTGCCAAGATGAACGGCATCGGCAACGAGATCGTGGTGGTCGACCTGCGCGATCAGCCGGCGCCGGTGACGCCGGCCGATGCGCGGGCGGTGGCGGCCCACGTGCCCTACGATCAACTGATGCTGTTGCAGCCGGCGCGGCTGCCCGGCACCGAAGCCTTCGTCCGGATCTACAACAATGACGGCTCCGAATCCGGCGCCTGTGGTAACGGCATGCGCTGCGTCGCGCGGCAGATGTTTGCAGGCAGCGACAAGAACGGCCTGACCTTCGAGACCCGCGCCGGCCTGCTCAATTGCTGGCGGGGCCCGGCCGACGGCCTCTACACCGTCGACATGGGTGAGCCGAAGTTCGGTTGGCAGGACATCCCGCTCGCCGAGGAATTCCGCGACACCCGGATGATCGAACTGCAGATTGGCCCGATCGACGCGCCGGTGCTGCATACGCCGTCGGTGGTCAGCATGGGCAATCCGCACGCGATCTTCTGGGTCGACGATGTGAACGCCTATGATCTCGGCCGGTTCGGACCGCTGCTGGAGAACCACCCGATCTTCCCGGAGCGCGCCAACATCACGCTCGCCCACATCGTCGACCGTCAGCACATCACCATGCGGACCTGGGAACGCGGCGCCGGGCTGACCAAGGCGTGCGGCTCCGCCGCCTGCGCCACCGCGGTCGCGGCGGCGCGGCTGAAGCGCACCCACCGGACTGTCGAGATGACGCTGCCGGGCGGCCAACTCACCATCGAGTGGCGCGAGAGCGACAATCACGTGCTGATGACCGGCGGTGCCGCATTCGAGTTCGAAGGCCGGTTCGACCCGGCGCTATTCTCCGGCGCGCTCGACCCGACTGGCGCCTGATGGCCGTCGAGGTCGTCACCTTCGGCTGCCGCCTCAATGCGTTCGAGTCCGAGCTGATCCGGCGCGAAGCGGAAGGCGCCGGCCTCGCCGACGCCATCGTGGTCAATAGCTGCGCAGTCACCAACGAGGCCGTGGCGCAGGCGCGGCAGCAGATCCGCAAGCTGAAGCGCGCGCGCCCCGAAGCCCGGATCATCGTCACTGGCTGCGCGGCGCAGACCGAGCCGGCGACGTTCGCCGCAATGGCAGAGGTCGACCGCGTCATCGGCAACGACGACAAGACCCGCAGCGATGCCTGGCACGCCGCCAAGAGTGCACTCGAGGCCAGCCCAAGCTTCGGACTCGACACCGAGCAGAAGATCGCGGTCGCCGACATCATGGCGGTGCGCGAAATGGCGCCGCATCTGCTGGACGGTTACCAGAGCGGGCTGCCGCGGGTGTTCGTGCAGGTGCAGAACGGCTGCGACCATCGCTGCACCTTCTGCATCATCCCGTATGGACGCGGTAACTCCCGATCGGTGCCGGTCGGCGCGGTGGTCGAACAGGTGCGGCTGCTGGCCGAGCGTGGCCACGCCGAGATCGTGCTGACCGGCGTCGACCTGACCAGCTATGGGGCCGACCTGCCGGGCGCGCCGAAGCTCGGCACGCTGGTTAAGAAAGTGTTACGGCACGTGCCGGAGCTGCAGCGGCTGCGGATCTCGTCGATCGATCAGGTCGAGGCCGATCGCGACCTGATCGATGCGCTCGCCACCGAGCCGCGGCTGATGCCGCATCTGCACCTGTCGCTGCAGGCCGGCGATGATCTGATCCTCAAACGGATGAAGCGCCGGCATGCGCGGGCCGATGCGATCGCGTTCTGTGCCGAGGTGCGGCGGCGGCGGCCGGACATCGCGCTCGGCGCCGATCTGATCGCCGGATTTCCGACCGAGACCGAGGAGATGTTTCAGCGCTCGCTCGACCTGGTCGAGGAATGCGGCCTGACGTTTCTGCACGTTTTTCCGTATTCACCGCGCCCCGGCACACCCGCGGCGCGGATGCCGCAGCTCGATGGCCGCGTGATCCGCGACCGCGCCGCCCGCCTGCGTGCCGCAGGCGAAGCAGCGCTGCAGCGGCGGCTGGCCGCGGAGATCGGCGCCACGCGCGCGGTGCTGATCGAGAGCCCGACACAGGGCCGCACCGAGCACTTCCTTCCGGTCGCGATCTCAGGCGCGACGCCGGGCGAGGTGCAGACCCTGCGGATCATCGGGCACGATGGCGCGCGACTGACCGCGTAGAGACGCGAATTACTTCAGCGTCCACACGCCGGTGTGTTTGATTTCGGAATCCTCCAGTTCGCGCGTCACCGGCACACCGTAGCTCGCGAGCTGCACGAGCTGGTCCTTCGGCAGATAGTAACGCCCCGGATCACCGATCAGCACCCGCGCGCCTTGCGCGACACGGTTTTGCAGAAACGTAAACGCAAGCCCGGCGATGTCCTGCTGATAGAAGATATCGCCGGCGAGCACAGCCTGCGCGGGCAGCGGGTGCGGCCCGGCAAGCAGATCGTCGCCGCAGACGTCGATCGCGACGCCGTTGGCCGCAGCGTTGACCAGGATCGCCTCGCGCGCGAAGCCGTCGATATCGAACGCGGTGACGCTGCGCGCGCCGGCCTTCATCGCCGCGATCGCCACCAGCCCGGAGCCGGAGGCGAGATCGATCACCTCCTTGCCCGCGACATCCTGCGGATGATCCAGCACATAGCGCGCCAGCGCCTGTCCGCCGGCCCAGGCGAACGCCCAGAATGGCGGAGGCAGCCCGGCCTCGCCAAGCTCTTCTTCGGTCTTGCTCCACAACGGCAGCGCCTCGTCGGCGACGTGCAGCCTCACCTCCGGCACCAACGGCACCTCGCGCAGCCGGGTGTTGGCGTGGATGAAGGCGATCGGATCGGTAATGGTGGAGGTGCTCATCGCGCGGTGATGGGCGAGCTACGAAGAGATGTAAAGCGTTGCTCTAAGCCAACCACGTCATCGCCCGCGCAGGCGGGCGATCCAGTATCGGAGAGAGCCCGAGATCCGATCGCGAACGCTCTGGAATACTGGATCCCCCGCATCCGCGGGGGATGACGTCACAATATAATCAGTGCGACTTAGGCTACAGCCCGCCCATCTTGCAGACCAGTTTCCACTCTTCGGCCGTCACCGGCTGCACCGACAGCCGCGAATATTTCATCAGCGCCATTTCGGCGAGCCGGGGTTCGGCCTTGACGGCGGCGAGGGTCACCGGGGTCTTCAGCGGCTTATCGGCCTTGATATCGACGCAGACGAACTTGCCGCTGGCATCGGTCGGATCCGGATAGGCCTCGCGGATGATTTCGGCGATGCCGACGATCTCCTTGCCTTCATTGGAGTGATAGAAGAATGCGCGGTCGCCGCGCCGCATCGCCACCATGTGCAGCTTGGCGGAGTGATTGCGCACGCCGGTCCAGGCTTCGCCGGCGGCGCCCTTGGCGACCTGCTGGTCCCACGACCACACAGACGGCTCGGATTTCACCAGCCAATACGCCACGTCTATTCCTCCGCCTTGAGAGGGCGCGTCAGCAGCCCTTCGATCGCTGCATCGACGCTGAGCTTGCCGCCGAGCACGGCCGCCACCGCGGTCGAGATCGGCATGTCGATGTCTTTGGCCTGCGCCATCTCCAGCAGCACCGGTGCGGTGTAGTAGCCTTCCGCCAGCTTGCCGTGCGCGGCGGACTCGATCCCTTCGCCGCGGCCGAGCGCCATGCCGAACGAGAAGTTACGCGACTGCGGCGTCGAGCAGCACATCGTCAAATCGCCGAGACCCGACAGGCCATGCATGGTCTCGATCCGCGCCCCATAGGCCTTGCCGAACCGCACCAGTTCGACGAAGCCACGCGTCGTCATCGCCGCCAGCGCCGAGGCGCCGAGCTGCCGGCCCTCGACGATGCCGGCCGCGATCGCCAGCACGTTCTTGGTAGCGCCACCAAGTTCGACACCGCGCACGTCGGTCGAATGATACGGGCGGAAGCTGCCGGAATTCATCGCCTGGGCCAGCGCCTGCGCGCAGGCTGCGTCAGTGGCGGCGATCGTCACCGCGGTCGGCAGGCCGCGCGCGACGTCGGCCGCAAAGCTCGGGCCCGAAAGGATCGCCGGGATCGCGGCCGGCGCCGCTTCGGCAATGATCTCAGTCATGAACCGATGGGTGCCGTGCTCGATACCCTTGGCGCAGGCGACCAGCGGCGTGCGCGGCGCGATCAGCGGCTGCAGCGACGTGACCACCTGGCGCAGCACCTGTGCCGGAACCACCAGCAGCAGCGCATCGGCGCGCGCCGCTTCGGCAAGATCGCGCGTCACCTGGATCGACGGCTCCAGCCGCACGCCCGGCAGGAAACGGCTCTCGCGCGCCGCGATCAGATGCTCGGCGTTGCCGGCATCGTGCTCCCACAACGTCACCTTTCGCCCGGCGCGCGCAGCAGTCTGCGCCAGCGCGGTGCCCCAGGCGCCGCCGCCGAGCACGGCAATCGAATTCAACGAACCCATCGCAACATCATCCAAGCCACCGACACAGCCCGGCCTTAGAACCCGGCACGCGTGTTGGCAAATTTCGCCGGTGCGGTGGCGTTGGCGTCGAGCAGCCAACGCGCGCGCGGCGCGGTATCCATCGTGTCGGTGAGGCCGAGCGCCAGCCGCTCGGCTCCGGCCCAGGCGATCATCGCGCCGTTGTCGGTGCACAGCGCCGGCGGTGGCACGATCAGCGTGGTCTGCACCTTGGCGGCGACTTCGCGCAGCATCCGGCGGATCGCCTGATTGGCGGCGGCGCCGCCGGCCGCGACCAGCGCCTTCGGCGGCCCGAACCGTTCCTTGAACAGCCGCAGCCCGGCGCCGAGCCGGTCGGCCACCGATTCCAGCACCGCGGCCTGAAAGCCCGCGCACAGATCGTTGATGTCCTGCGGATCGAGCGGCGTCAGCTTACCGGCCTCGTTGCGGACCGCAGTCTTCAGCCCGGACAGAGAGAAATTGGCATCCTGGCGCCCGAGCATCGGGCGAGGAAATGCGAAGCGGTTGGGATCGCCGGCTTCGGCGGCGCGCTCGACCTGAGGGCCGCCGGGGTAGGGCAGGCCGAGCATCTTGGCGATCTTGTCGAATGCCTCGCCGATCGCGTCGTCGACCGTGGTGCCGAGCCGGACGTAGTTGCCGACGCCGAGCACCGCGACGATCTGAGTGTGGCCGCCGGACGCGAGGAACAGACAGTAGGGAAACTCGACCGCGTCGGTCAGCCGCGGCGTCAGCGCATGGGCTTCGAGATGATTGACCGCGATCAGCGGTGTGCCGTGCACCAGCGCAATCGCCTTGGCGGTGGTCAGTCCGACGATCACGCCACCGATCAGCCCTGGCCCGGCGGCTGCCGCAACCCCGGACAGACTGGCGAACGCCACGCCGGCTTCGTTCATCGCCGCCGCAATGATGCCGTCGAGCACATCGACATGGGCGCGCGCGGCGATCTCCGGGACGACGCCACCAAAGGGGGCGTGTTCATCGGTCTGGGAACGCACGATATTGGAGAGGAGGCGCCCGCTGCCGTCGGCGGGACGCTCGACCACGGCGGCTGCGGTTTCATCGCAGGTGGTCTCGATCCCCAGCACCAGCAAGGCTTGTTCACTAGTCAAATTGAGCCCTTGCGTTTGCGCCCGAACCGGCGTTCTCCTTGCCTCGCGTAGCATTGCGGGGTCTTGGAATGCAATCATCCCCTTGGCGCCCTGCGGCCCCGGCAGATTGCGTGGGAGCAGCGAAGCGGGGCATTGCAGCGCGACCGGTTTTCACGCGGCTCAGGGTCATGCGGCCGGGCTTCTTCGGATTCATTTTCATCAATCGACAGGCGAGGACGTAACGCGTGGCTTTGCTCGTCACCCGCCCGCAACCCGATGGCGACGCGACCGCGAAAGCGTTGCGCGCCAAGGGCTATGACGTGCTGCTGGCGCCGATGCTGCGGTTCGAGCCGGTGCCGTTCCCCGACGATCCCGACGCCCACTACACCGGCGTGATCGTCACCAGCGCCAATGCGCTGCGCGCGCTGGACGACCAGCCGGTGCTGGCGCGGCTGTTGAAACTGCCGCTGTTTGCGGTCGGCAAGCACACTGCTCGCAAGGCGCAGGACGCCGGCTTCAGCGACGTGATCGTGGCGGACGGCGACGCCGCCAAGCTCAGGATCAAGATCCGCGACAGCCTCCGCGGCACAGACAAGCGGGCTGGCGCGTTGCTGTATCTGGCGGGCGCCGATCTGTCGCGAGACCTCGCCGGCGAATTGCGCGAAGATGGCTTCGACGTCGTGATGCAGACCGCCTACCGGATGGTGCCGTTGCCGAGCCTGCCGGCGGACGTATGCGATGCCTTTGCGGCCAATCGCATCGAGGCGGTGCTGCACTACTCGCGGCGGAGCGCCCGGGCGTTCATCGACGCGACGCGGACCTCCGGCATCGAGATTTCGGCGCTGGCGATTCCGCAATGCTGCCTGTCGGAGGCGGTCTCCGAGGTAGTGCGCGAGGCTGGCGCCAACCAGGTGATGGTGGCGCGCAAGCCGGACGAAAAAGCGCTGCTCGAAGCGCTGGATCGGGCCCTCGGCCCGGCCAAAGTGAATTGATGCCGCGCCGGACCGCCGGCGCCGACAGGTAGCGACGAGGAAAATCCAAGGATGGTCGAGAACAGGCCCGAACACGAACAGGCTGCGGAACCGGCCGAGCATCACCAGCCGACCGGCGAGGAGACCAGCACCGCGGCCACTAGTGCCGAGGCAGAAGCTGCAGCGGAGATAGCGCCCGAGGCCGAACCGGCGCAGGGACCGGAGCAGGCCTTCGACATCGCCGCCGATCAGCGCGAGCAGGCCGAGCAGGCTGCCGGCCTGCCGGAACCGGAATTCGCCACCACCACAGCTGCAGCCGATGCGTCGGCGACCGCGCAAAGCTCTGCAGCGCCGCGGAACAGCATTGCGTCGCTGATTCTGCCACCGGTGCTGACGATCGCGATAGCCACCGGCCTCGTCGTCGGTGCCGCCAAGATGGGCCTGCTGCCGCAATTTCTGTCGTCGACCAGCGTCACGGCCCCGCAGGCAGATCCTGCAGCGTTCGATGCGCTGAACGCCCGGATCGCCAAGCTCGAAGCCGCTCCCACGGCTGGCGGCGCAACGGCCGTGCCGAGCGACAGCGCGGCGCTGGAAGCGCTCGCGATCCGGATCACAAATCTCGAAGCGCGGCCAAAGGCGGCATCCGATGGGGCTGCCGCTGCCGATCCGGCCGCTACCGGCCGGATCGATGCGCTGGAGAAGTCGGTGGCGTCGCTGCGGGACGACCTGACAGCGCTGCGGAGCCAGACCGATCAGCTCGCGGCAACCGTGAAGGACTTGAAGGCTGCGCCGGGCGCCAGCGCCGACGAGGCCAAGCCGAGTGCGGAGGCAGCCGGCGCCGACAAGGCGGCCGCGCTGGAGCAGACCACCGCCGCGTTAGCCGCGATCGATCGGCGGCTCGGCGCACTGGAAACCGCCGCCAAGGCCGAGGCGGAGAAACCGGCGCCGAAATCCACCCCCGCCGAAGACGGCGCTCTGCGCCGCGCGGTCGCCGCCACCTTGCTCGACCTCGCCGTCACGCAAGGCCAACCGTTCCAGGCCTTGCTGAAGGCCGCGGCGCCACTCGCGCCCGATGCTGGGTCGCTGAAGCCGCTCGACCGCTTCGCCGCGACCGGCGTTCCGAGTGCCCGTGCGCTCGGCCAGGAGCTGATCGACCAACTGCCGAACCTGCTGCCCGACAAAACCCATTCGAATGCCAATTTCATCGACCGGTTTCAGGCCAATGCCGAGCGGCTGGTGAAGATTCAGCGCTCGGATGCGGTCGAGGGCATCGATCGCACCGCGATCGTCGGCCGGCTGAGCGCGGCCGCCAAGCAGGGCGACATCGCCGCCGCGCTGAAAGAGATGAAAGCGCTTGCGCCGGGTGACCGCGCTCCTGTTCAATCCTGGATCGACAAGGCCGAGGCGCGCGACCAAGCGCTCGCGGCGTCCCATCAATTTGCCACCGCAGCGCTCGGGGCGCTGCAAAAACCGTCGCCATAGGTCTGCCCATGCTGCGCATCGTTCTGTTTCTCGTGATCATCGCGCTCGCGGCGGCGGGCGCCGCCTGGGTGGCCGACCAGCCCGGCGAAGTGGTGCTGTCCTGGAACGACTGGAAGGCGTCGATGACGCTGCCGGTGTTCGCGCTGGTGATCGGCGCCGGCGTGGTCGCCGTGATGCTGGCCTGGGCGATCATCCTCGGCGTGGTGCGCGCGCCCAGCTGGATGAAGCGCGGCCGCAGCTCGCGGCGCAGTGCCCGCGCGCGCAACGCCATCACCCAGGGCCTGCTCGCGGTCGGCCATGGCGACAGTAGCACCGCCCGCCTGCACGCCAGCGCGGCCCGTCGCCACGCACCGCACGATCCGCTCGCTTTGCTGCTACAGGCGCAGTCGGCCCAGCTCGAAGGCGACCGCGAAGGCGCGCGCCGCGCGTTCCTGGCGATGGCCGCCCGCAAGGACACCAAGTCGCTCGGCATGCGCGGGCTGTATATCGAAGCGCAGCGCGCCGACGATCCTTACGCGGCGCTGGCAATCGCCGAAGAGGCGCTGCGGGTTCAGCCGAATTGTGCGTGGGCGTCGCAGGCGGTGCTCGGCTTCCGCTGCGCCCGCTCGGACTGGACTGGCGCGCTGGAAATTCTCGAGCGCAACCTGTCGGCCGGGCTGATCGACAAGAAGGCGTTTCGCCGGCAGCGCGCGGTGCTGCTGACTGCGCGGGCGATCGATCTGGAAGAGAGCGACGAAAGCCTCGCCCGCGACAGCGCACTCGAAGCCAACAAGCTGGCACCGACCCTGGTGCCGGCGGCGGTGCTGGCGGCCAAATATCTCGCCGAAGCTCATCAGGTCCGCCGCGCCATGAAGGTGATCGAGGCCGCCTGGCAGGCGCAGCCGCATCCGGATCTGGCTTCGACCTACGCCAATCTGAAGCCGGGCGACACCGCCACCGCGCGGCTCGGCCGGGTCGAAAATCTGGTCGGCAAGGGTCCGCAGCAGCTCGAAAGTGCCCTCGCGATCGCTCGTGCGGCGATCGACGCCGGCTCGTTCAGCCGCGCCCGCACGGTGCTGCAGCCCTATCTCGACATGCCGACCCAGCGGGTCGCGATGCTGATGGCCGAGATCGAACACGGCGACCGCGGCGATACTGCGAAGGCGAGGGCCTGGACGCTGCGGGCAGTGCGCGCGCTGCACGACCCGGTGTGGACCGCCGACGGCTATGTGTCGGATCACTGGCGGCCGGTGTCGCCGGTCACCGGGCGGCTCGACGCGTTCCAGTGGCAGGTCCCGGTCTCGGCGCTGCCGTCCAGCAAGGCGGTGGTGGTCGATGACAAGTTCCACGACGCACTGATTGCCTCCTCGGCTGGCGAGACGCTGCCCGCCAGTACGACGTCGGAGGCCGTGACGGTGACGGTCGAGGCGGCTCCCGAAGCGCCGATCGTGGCCCCGAAGGAACCGACCGCAGTGTTGGAAGAGACGGCCAAGGCCGACAAGCCCGCCAAGACGACCGAAGCTCCGGCCGAAGCGGTCGCCCCGCCGGCGGCGTCCTCGTCGCCGCTGTTCCACCGCCGCAAGGAAGCTGCTCCGGTAATCCCGATCGTGCGGGCTCCGGACGATCCGGGCGTGGACGAAGACGCCGCGCCGGAAGAGTTCCCCGAACGCGCGCCGACAACGGCCGGGCAGAGCAGCGGCTGGCGGGGTTACCGGCCGCCGCGCTGAGTTGCACGGCGCGTTTCGGTTGTTGGGACCGAGTTCGACAAAACCACATCGGCGGACGCTCCGGCCGCCGGTTCAGGCGCCCTGGTTCTTGCCAATCAGGCCGCCGCCCGATATCAGGAGCCAACGTTTCGGGCCGCTTCGTCAGCGCGCCCGCGGTCGCCGCAATAGCTCAGCTGGTAGAGCACGTCATTCGTAATGACGGGGTCGGGGGTTCGAATCCCTCTTGCGGCACCACCCTCTCTTCATCCGCACTGCTCCGCCTCGCGCGACTTGGCATCGCCGGTGCAGGCTGCCGCCTCCACTTCAGCGGGGCTGGTCGGAACGTTCCGAAACGGGAGCCAGCTTCCAGTCGAACGGTCTCCGTTCTCGACGGATGCGGAGTGAACCGACGAGCGGATCTCCATCCTGGCTCCTCCCAGCGCTTGTCACGACCACGCACGTCCTTGGAGCGAACACCTGCCTGGCTTCGACGAGCCCCGCCGGAACGTTCGGAGACATCGCCGACACATGGGCCGTCGTTGGACGGGGGCAGGGGTCAAATAGAAAAGCCCGCGGCGATGCGCGGGCTTTTGTTGGTACCGGCTCACCCGACCGGGTGAGCCTCGATGTGATGATCTCAACGCTTGGTTTTGATCGTCGCGCCTTCAATGACTCCAGGAGGCGCGTTCAGGGTCGCGGAACGAGGCGCCGATCAGGCGCGCTTCGGAACGCCCAAACCGTTGTGCAGCCAGCTGCTCCAAGACCGCGACAGCGTCTCGCTGACCGTCCGTCCGTCCGTGAACAGCATCTCGCGGGCATTGCTGACCGCCCCCTTCAGATCCATCCACATTTCCTTGAGATTGGACAGAATGCCGTTGGTGCCGTCGAGGACCCGATGGCTCTTCAGCTTCGCCAGTTCGATCAGCGACTGCTGAATCTTGGCGATCGACCGCGCGATCCGGCCGATTTCATCCGAGCGGCTCAGCGCATGAATGCGAACGCTCGTGTCGCCAGAGGCGAGGCGCTCGACGTCCTTCTCCAGTTCGCCAAGCGGGGCGAGCAGGCCGCGCGAAATCCGGGTACCGACCAGACCGACCACCGCGAACACCACGACACCGGCGAGCAGCAGCATGGTGCGAGCAGCGCCGACGCCGTAATCCGGAGTCGAGGTGACCACCGTCTCGGACGCC from the Rhodopseudomonas palustris genome contains:
- a CDS encoding HAMP domain-containing protein, with amino-acid sequence MQFDLSNRNLAQKISILVLGITLFASVAIGGVGEMVLHKVTDSHAKQAASVASLDRLVGQGGATLSPVRAADGSIVGMLVMQQDAGPVVMPASYEGQGLVVQASETVVTSTPDYGVGAARTMLLLAGVVVFAVVGLVGTRISRGLLAPLGELEKDVERLASGDTSVRIHALSRSDEIGRIARSIAKIQQSLIELAKLKSHRVLDGTNGILSNLKEMWMDLKGAVSNAREMLFTDGRTVSETLSRSWSSWLHNGLGVPKRA